Genomic window (Tardiphaga sp. vice304):
GAACCGTCCTCGGCCATCATCAGCACCCGGCGGTGCACCACGCCGAAGCGACCCTGGTAGCCGTCATGCGACGTCGTCAGCATGGTGCCGTTTTCGTTGATCTCGCGGTAGCTCTCGACCACGCGCGGCCCATCGACGATCGGCGCGCCCTGTAGGAACTTCTTCATCGACGAGCGTTCGACAAAGCGGCACGACGAGGTCTCGTGATAGGTCACGGTGGAATGCGCCGGCGTGCTGCGGGCAAAGGCGCGCCAGTTGTCGCGCCCGGTGGCGGGCATGCCGCAATTGATCACGATCCGGCTGGGACCGGCGGACAATTCGAACGACAGCGTGCCGGCATGCGCCTCCTGGCTGAGCTTCGCCGGCGGCGGCGGGCCGGTGTCGATGATCACAGTCGTCGCGCCGGCGTCGAGGCGCTGGAAGCCGGTATGCGGCATGTTCACCATCGGCGTGCCGTGGGTGTCGTCATAGGCCAGCAGCGTCGCCAACAGATGCGACGGCGCATTGCTCATGCCGTTGAACAGGGCAAAGCTGCCGTCGCCATGGCGGAAGAAGCGCAGCATCGGCATCATGCGGTCGATCGCATTGAGCAGCGCCGGCGGCGGCGCGATGTTGCGCGCTGCAAAGGTCTGGCGCAGCGGCAAGAGGTCGATCAGCAGCTCGATCAGCGCGCCGGGATTGCGCGAGATGTGGCCGCCATCCGGCAGGATCTGGCGCTGCAACTCGTCGGACAGTTTCTTGGTGGCGGTACGGACGTGGCGGGCCTGGTTGGCCAGGCACAACGAGGCATAGCACAGCGCGATCAGCACCTGCAGCCGCGGCACGCCGTCCGGCACGTCGGACAATGTATAGCGCAGGGTGCGGATCTCGCGGGTCAAGGCGCGCAGATATCGACGGTAAAACTTGCCGTCGGTGTCGCCGAGCACCAGCGGCGCCTGCGACAAGAGCGAGATCACGCGGCGCGCGGTGACATCGGCGCGGCGGCCGACCGGCCGCTTTCGCGACGGGTTGGTGATCCAGTCGTCGACCAGCGACCGGGCATTCGCGCGGGTGATGGCGGTGTCGGCGGCGCGCAGATGGCGCAGCCAGCCGAAGCCGAGCAGGGCCACTTCCCAGTCTTCCGACGGCGGCTCGAGGTCGAAGATCGAGCGGCCGTGGCAGGTAACGATCTTGCCGGCAAAGACGAAGCGGCCGGCGTAGATCTCAGCCGCGCGGGTGGCGTCGGCGGTGCGCAGGTCGTGCGGCGCGATGATCAGCCGGTCAGCGCGCCCCGGCCACAGACGGGACAGCGCCACCGAGCCACCCGAAGCGCGCGACAGCGCCGTCCGCGCAAAGCGGCGCAGGATCAGCTTCGAGATACGTTGGCGATGAGCGACCACGCGCGCCTTTGGACGAGGGATATCGGGATAAGAACAATTTGTTGCGAATCCCTTTTATCCGGAAACGCGCCGAGCGCACACTATAAGACCATCACCGGTGGAACTTGGCAAAATCAGCCGATAGACCTGCGGAATCAGGATTTAACCAGCCGCGCCGCATAGAAACCGTCGAGCCCGGCCAGCCGCGGATCGGCGTGCGGCAGGTGGCTGGGCAGCGTGCGCAGGTCGCCGTCCGCCGTGACGATGTCGGTCAGACCCGCGACCTCGCTGGCATCGACCGGCGCGCGTTTCAGGCTGGGATCGGCATCGAGCAAAGCGGCGACCGCGTGTTCGCCTTCTTCAGGTTCCAGCGAACAGGTGCAATAGACCAGAGTTCCGCCGGGTTTCAGCATGGTCACGGCCTTCTGCAGCAAGCGGCGCTGCAGCGCGGTAAGCAAAACAATATCGGATTCCTGCTTCAGCCAGGCGACATCGGGATGCCGGCGGATGGTGCCGGTGGACGAGCAGGGCGCATCGACCAGCACGCCGTCAAAGCCCTCTCCGGGATATTCGGTGCCGTCGGAAATCACGGTCTCGGCCTGCAGCGACAGCCGGCTGAGGTTTTCCCGCAGCCGCGCGATCCGGTTGTGCGAGCGATCGACCGCGGTGACCTCGGCGCCGGCGTGGATCAATTGCGCGGTCTTGCCGCCCGGGGCAGCACAGAGGTCGAGCAGGCGCTTGCCCTTGATGTCGCCGAACAGCCGCGCCGGAAGTGCTGCGGCGGCGTCCTGCACCCACCACTGGCCGTCGGAGAAGCCCGGCAGCATGGTCACCGAGCCCTGCAGCAGCGTACGCACCGAGCCAGTCGGCAGCACCTCGCCGTGCAGCCGCGTTGCCCAGGCCTCGACCTCGGATTTCACCGTGAGGTCGAGCGACGGCTCATGGCCGAGCGCTTGCGCGATGTCGCGCGCGACGGCCTCGCCATAATTCGCGTTCCAGCGCGCCATCAGCCACGCCGGCACGTCGAGCGTCTGCGCGGCGATCTCGTCAATCAGCGGCTGGCCCTCGCGGGCACAGCGGCGCAGCACGGCATTGACGAGGCCGGCATATTTCGCCGCCCGGCGGTCGGACTGCACCATCCGCACCGACAGATCGACGGCGGCGTGATCGGGAACATCCATCCAGAGAATCTGCGCAGCGCCGATCATCAGCGCGCTTTGCGCGCGCGGCGCGTCCGTCGGGATGCCGCGATCGAGCATCCGCGACAAGACGTGGGTGAGCGTGCCCATGCGGCGCAAGATCGTCGCCACCAGCCGGCGCATCA
Coding sequences:
- a CDS encoding heparinase II/III family protein, translating into MRRFARTALSRASGGSVALSRLWPGRADRLIIAPHDLRTADATRAAEIYAGRFVFAGKIVTCHGRSIFDLEPPSEDWEVALLGFGWLRHLRAADTAITRANARSLVDDWITNPSRKRPVGRRADVTARRVISLLSQAPLVLGDTDGKFYRRYLRALTREIRTLRYTLSDVPDGVPRLQVLIALCYASLCLANQARHVRTATKKLSDELQRQILPDGGHISRNPGALIELLIDLLPLRQTFAARNIAPPPALLNAIDRMMPMLRFFRHGDGSFALFNGMSNAPSHLLATLLAYDDTHGTPMVNMPHTGFQRLDAGATTVIIDTGPPPPAKLSQEAHAGTLSFELSAGPSRIVINCGMPATGRDNWRAFARSTPAHSTVTYHETSSCRFVERSSMKKFLQGAPIVDGPRVVESYREINENGTMLTTSHDGYQGRFGVVHRRVLMMAEDGSRLDGEDTMSMAPGARLKASNTDYAIRFHLHPSVKASRLSDARGVMLVLPNREVWTFEALDDKVELEDSVFLAGNDGPRRTAQIVIRQDSKNTSSVRWSFARSASSPAATNARRNARREPELPL
- a CDS encoding RsmB/NOP family class I SAM-dependent RNA methyltransferase, whose product is MSQVRYAPPTEVPGLAARRIAADILDGVLHKRRTLDDQLEGAAAHPGLKALSDRDRALMRRLVATILRRMGTLTHVLSRMLDRGIPTDAPRAQSALMIGAAQILWMDVPDHAAVDLSVRMVQSDRRAAKYAGLVNAVLRRCAREGQPLIDEIAAQTLDVPAWLMARWNANYGEAVARDIAQALGHEPSLDLTVKSEVEAWATRLHGEVLPTGSVRTLLQGSVTMLPGFSDGQWWVQDAAAALPARLFGDIKGKRLLDLCAAPGGKTAQLIHAGAEVTAVDRSHNRIARLRENLSRLSLQAETVISDGTEYPGEGFDGVLVDAPCSSTGTIRRHPDVAWLKQESDIVLLTALQRRLLQKAVTMLKPGGTLVYCTCSLEPEEGEHAVAALLDADPSLKRAPVDASEVAGLTDIVTADGDLRTLPSHLPHADPRLAGLDGFYAARLVKS